Proteins found in one Kineosporia sp. NBRC 101731 genomic segment:
- a CDS encoding ATP-binding protein yields the protein MPNPDWIPRHAARQVAAALADTRVVLVGGARQAGKSTLVRVVAADRDAVRRDLDREQERAAAITDPVGFVDFSELLVIDEIQRVPSLLLAIKASVDEDPRPGRYLLTGSSQLFGMLDAPDALPGRMETVELWPLSQGELNGEPDGFVDAIFELGPDLHHESSITRADYAARIVRGGLPEATARENNRRRERFLDAYVQSLIDRDIRQLSEIQHKGALRQMVRLLAARSATLIVPGSLASELGITRPTIARYLQALEEIFLIKRVPGWSRNLGTRATSTPKLIFVDSGIAANEIAADARSLLRPDSPFGSLLESFVLSELSRQLTWSDRAVNLFHYRDHSKYEVDAVLESRSGQVVGIEVKAASTVRTDDFRGLRRLAERLGDDFVTGVVLYTGTATLPFGEKMRAVPVSALWQAGEAHA from the coding sequence GTGCCCAACCCTGATTGGATTCCCCGTCACGCCGCCCGGCAGGTCGCGGCGGCCCTGGCGGACACGCGCGTCGTGCTGGTCGGTGGAGCCCGCCAGGCCGGCAAGAGCACGCTGGTACGGGTCGTCGCCGCAGACCGTGATGCGGTGCGCCGTGACCTGGACCGGGAGCAGGAACGAGCGGCAGCCATCACCGATCCGGTCGGGTTCGTCGACTTCTCCGAGCTTCTGGTCATCGATGAGATCCAGCGCGTTCCGAGTCTGTTGCTGGCCATCAAGGCCTCCGTGGACGAGGATCCTCGACCTGGCCGGTACCTCCTCACAGGCTCCTCGCAGCTGTTCGGCATGCTCGACGCCCCGGACGCCCTTCCGGGCCGGATGGAGACGGTCGAGCTGTGGCCGCTGTCGCAGGGAGAGCTGAACGGTGAGCCGGACGGCTTCGTCGACGCGATCTTCGAGCTCGGCCCTGATCTGCATCACGAGTCGAGCATCACCCGGGCCGACTACGCCGCGAGGATCGTGCGCGGTGGCCTCCCGGAGGCCACCGCCCGGGAGAACAACCGACGCCGGGAACGCTTCCTCGACGCCTACGTCCAATCACTCATCGACCGCGATATCCGTCAGCTCTCGGAGATCCAGCACAAGGGTGCTCTCCGGCAGATGGTCCGTCTCCTGGCCGCCCGATCAGCGACCCTCATCGTGCCGGGCTCTCTGGCGTCCGAGCTGGGGATCACCAGGCCGACCATTGCCCGCTATCTCCAGGCGCTCGAGGAGATCTTCCTGATCAAGCGGGTCCCGGGCTGGTCACGTAACCTCGGTACCCGCGCGACGAGCACGCCCAAGCTGATTTTTGTCGACTCCGGGATCGCCGCCAACGAGATCGCCGCCGATGCGAGATCATTGCTGCGTCCGGACTCCCCGTTCGGATCTCTCCTGGAATCCTTCGTACTGTCGGAACTCTCGCGGCAACTCACCTGGTCCGACCGGGCAGTCAACCTCTTCCACTACCGCGACCACAGCAAGTACGAGGTCGATGCGGTGCTGGAGAGTCGTTCCGGTCAGGTCGTCGGCATCGAGGTGAAGGCGGCCTCGACCGTGAGAACCGACGACTTCCGCGGTCTACGCCGGTTGGCCGAGCGACTCGGCGACGATTTCGTCACCGGTGTCGTGCTCTACACCGGCACCGCGACACTGCCCTTCGGGGAGAAGATGCGAGCCGTTCCGGTCAGCGCCCTCTGGCAGGCCGGCGAGGCCCACGCCTGA
- a CDS encoding QsdR family transcriptional regulator, giving the protein MSTSRSVMAPEVILRGAAVHFQRHSTLDMDLLARELAISRATLYRAVGSRDRLLGMVFGTISRWIFQLARDEVRPVCGPDGVLAVTRAYVKLLDQAVQLRTFMQEDPQIAARVLFTPAGDVMRRSVQEQTATFREAGIGGDDLEDRAFLYVRLVESVLFSELLGTGQVSLAGAEGALRALLRE; this is encoded by the coding sequence ATGTCCACGAGCCGCAGTGTGATGGCGCCCGAGGTCATACTGCGCGGCGCCGCAGTGCACTTCCAGCGTCATTCCACCCTTGACATGGATCTGCTGGCCCGGGAGCTGGCGATCAGCCGGGCTACGCTCTACCGCGCCGTGGGCAGCCGGGACCGACTGCTGGGCATGGTGTTCGGGACGATCAGCCGGTGGATCTTCCAGCTGGCCCGCGACGAGGTCCGGCCGGTCTGCGGGCCGGACGGCGTGCTGGCTGTCACCCGCGCCTACGTGAAACTGCTCGACCAGGCGGTGCAGCTGCGCACGTTCATGCAGGAAGATCCGCAGATTGCCGCGAGGGTGCTCTTCACCCCGGCGGGTGACGTGATGCGTCGGTCGGTGCAGGAGCAGACGGCGACCTTCCGCGAGGCCGGCATCGGCGGTGACGACCTGGAAGATCGGGCTTTCCTCTACGTACGCCTCGTGGAATCGGTGCTCTTCTCGGAACTGCTGGGCACCGGCCAGGTTTCCCTGGCCGGTGCCGAAGGTGCCCTGCGTGCCCTGCTCAGGGAGTAA
- a CDS encoding alpha/beta hydrolase encodes MVSASLVAAGLLFAQNASAQESYQRGPAPTNSSIEAARGSFATSQVSVSRLAATGFGGGDIYYPTDTSQGTFGVVAIAPGFTAYKSSMAWLAQRLATQGFVVFNIDTLTTSDQPDSRGRQLLAALDQVTKDSRVSSRIDASRQAVIGHSMGGGGTLEASKSRPALQAAIPLTPWETTKSFSGNRVPTLVVGAQADTVAPVASHAQPFYRSLPSTPGKAYLELRSASHFAPNSSNTTIAKYSISWLKLFLDNDERYRQFVCPGPTSDLAVSEYSNTCSSFTP; translated from the coding sequence ATGGTTTCTGCTTCACTCGTGGCCGCCGGCCTGCTGTTCGCGCAGAACGCCAGCGCACAGGAGTCGTACCAGCGAGGCCCGGCGCCCACGAATTCGAGCATCGAGGCTGCCCGCGGATCGTTCGCCACCAGCCAGGTATCCGTCTCTCGCCTTGCTGCAACGGGTTTCGGCGGTGGTGACATCTACTACCCGACCGACACCAGCCAGGGCACGTTCGGTGTCGTGGCCATCGCACCCGGCTTCACCGCGTACAAGTCGAGCATGGCGTGGCTGGCCCAGCGCCTGGCCACGCAAGGTTTCGTCGTGTTCAACATCGACACGCTGACCACGTCCGACCAGCCCGACAGCCGGGGCCGGCAGCTCCTGGCCGCGCTCGACCAGGTCACCAAGGACAGCCGGGTGAGCTCCCGCATCGACGCCTCGCGCCAGGCGGTCATCGGGCACTCGATGGGCGGCGGTGGCACCCTGGAGGCGTCCAAGAGCCGGCCGGCCCTGCAGGCGGCCATCCCGCTGACTCCCTGGGAAACCACGAAGTCGTTCTCCGGCAACCGGGTTCCGACGCTGGTGGTCGGGGCCCAGGCCGACACGGTGGCACCGGTGGCCTCGCACGCACAACCGTTCTACCGGAGCCTGCCGAGCACCCCGGGCAAGGCGTACCTGGAACTGCGCAGCGCCTCGCACTTCGCGCCGAACAGCTCCAACACCACGATCGCCAAGTACAGCATCTCGTGGCTGAAACTGTTCCTCGACAACGACGAGCGGTACCGCCAGTTCGTCTGTCCCGGGCCGACGTCCGACCTGGCCGTGTCTGAGTACTCGAACACCTGCAGCAGCTTTACTCCCTGA